The Cucurbita pepo subsp. pepo cultivar mu-cu-16 chromosome LG05, ASM280686v2, whole genome shotgun sequence nucleotide sequence aCCTAATCCgatttaattgtttaaatttactaaacacaaaattaaaatataaaattttagttgtagaagattaaaagtttagagatgaTCAAAATAAAAGGGGGAAACCTTAGAGCTCTTAATCTCAGAGTTGaaattgatgaagatgaagatgtgAATCGTTGTGAAGACTGTCAAACCATCGGGAGACCTAATATACTATTTTGGGCCTTCGGCATCCCTGGAAGATGAAAGTAAACTCTTTGGCCAACAGCAATTGGTTTGGTTTCCTAGGAGCTTCCACTTCCTTTCCATTGTGGTATTGTATCATCGAGCTTGACTTGAAGCTTGTTTAGATTGTGTTGTTCGGTGTTAGATTGACTATCTGCACGATGGACCCATCATATGGTAGGACGTGGATCATGCAGGTGTTTGGTGGTTACTATCTTCATATGCTAATTATCAGTGAAGCCTAAATTTTCTACATAGTGTGTATAACAAGTTTTAACCTCCACGGCCTAGAGTGAACCAAGTTCTCCCTTGTTAGTTTAAGATGCAATGAGAGCCTACCGGTAGATTGTTTAGTAGATatatttatactcattcctttctacaTCTCTTTATGAACGTAGCATGCATATTCTCGATTTATTGGGGCTTGATTGTCAAACCTTAGCTTGCATAAATTGAGGCTTAGACATTTCTAGATTCTACCTTGTATACTATACTATTATGCTTTGCTATTTCTGGTACGTTTATTATGTTGTAATGGTAGATGAGATATTTGTGTATTTGTGCTTCAGTTGCTTTATGGATGTTATTGCCCCATTGAGCATGTGTGGCTGCATGCATAGTTGTACATTAACTCCAGGTGAATTAACTTGTAATTCCTTTCGGTAAATAATAATGAGCAGGATCGACTTAAGTCTAGGGTGATTATGTTAGGTTGACTAGGTCGTGAGTTAGGATGGAATGCCTCCAGAAGTCTGAGTGCAATGGAATTTTGAGAGATGACCAGAGGGTGAGACCCAAGAGCTCCTAACCACAACATACTCAGGAGTTGAAATTGATGAAGATGGAGATGTGAACCCCTGTTAAGACCGTCAAACCACCCTGGAGACCTAGTAGACCACCTCAGCATCCCTAGAAGATGAAAGTAAACTCTTTGGCCGATAGCAGCCAGTTTGGTGTCCGAGTAGCTTCCACTCCCTTTCCACTCTAGTACGGTATCGTTGAACTAGACATGAAGCTGGTTAGGGTTGTGTTACTTAGTGGTACGACCCTCTGCACGATGGACCCATCATATGATAGGACGTGGATCATGCAAGTAATCAGTGGTAGCGCTCCCCAACCTTGGACAACTTTAGGGCCTGTGGGACGGATTTGCCAGCTAACTCgtccatggatgatgagaagGCTAGCACTCACGATGATGTCCCCTACTTAGTACAGAGTTATTTGGGGTAGCGCCTCATCTTCAGATGCTAGTTACCGCAAAGGCTAAATTTTCTTCCTAGGACTATGTATAACAAGTTTGAACCTCTAGAGCCTAGAGTAAAGCTAGGGGTACCCTGCGAGGTTAAGATGCCAGGAGAGTTTacaaataaattgtttaatgTGTATGTTTATACTCGTTCGATCTTTTCAacatcttctttttcaatatcGTGATGCTGTTAATCATGGCGAGGGGGTGCTCGGGAGTAGTCACAGAGGAATTGTGGACTTGGGGCATTTGTCTAAATCACATATATGTAGTTGGCATTCAATACAAATGCCAACTACTCACGGTGAGGGAGTGCTCTcgagaaattttaattaaatgtttttcaaaatgaccaaactatttgttaattatgtaattaattgAGTATTATAATAGAGATTCATGGATAATCAGATGGTTAAAAGAAGAATGGCACCTATTAcccacaaaattaaatacatatataattcagaaatataattattatataaacattttttttcccttcataTGTTTATAGAAAATTAGTTCTTGGAATTGATTGGCATCATCCTCCACGACAACGTGTGATTTTAGAGCAGCCTCGACGGTAAGGATTAGCTGGTACTGCATTTCCAATAGAACAACCGAGAGGTGGGTTAGGTTGTTGGCAAGGATCAGGAAATTTAAGAAACTTGGTCTCGGAGGCCACTTCTTGGCTCACCACGAGCATGCTAATTAAGACTATACATATCAACCACGACCTCATCTTCTTTATTTCACGTCACAAAactctttttatgttttttttattacttttctgtttttcttttattttcctaaGTTTTATGATGATCGAAGAATGTTAAATGAAGCTTGAAATAGAtttacttaaataaaaaaaagatagttttcattttaagttttatgtaaaaattattctaaaaataataaacattctatttgcagaaaaaaaaaaactNgaatgtggaatctcacgttcccctctccaacaaacaaatgtggaatctcacagaAGTCTAGAAAGAAAGCTCCCTNCTTGTAATTTGTTAATTCTTTGGTTTGTAGTTAATATTTATATcgtttgagattttttttttccagttttgtatttatatttgatttatcattcattaaataatgaatgaaatacataaattttaataaaaataattttagagaaCTATACACCATGGCTGAATGGTTAAAGCGCCCAACTCATAATTGGCGAATTCGTAAGTTCAATTCCTACTGGATGCACGCCAATGGGACCCTCCAATAAGTCTATTGGAATTGGCTCTGTATCGATGGAATCTCATCATCCATACATAAGGAATTGATGTGGTatattcatatcataacatatgaACAGTAAGAACTAGCATTCGTATTGAGACTCGAACTCATAGGgaagaaaatttatggatGGAATCAAATATGCAGTATTTACAGACAAAAGTACTCGGTTATTGGGGAAAAATCAATATACTTCTAATGTCGAATCGGGATCAACTAGgacagaaataaaattaaactatattaatatccttaaattttaatgtaagtTTCAATCATTTGGTGGTCTAAAAATATGCTCCACTTCCTAATCATTATTTTTACTCCAattccaataaaattaaactatattaatatccttaaattttaatgtaagtTTCAATCATTTGGTGGTCTAAAAATATGCTCCACTTCCTAATCATTATTTTTACTCCAattccaataaaattaaactatattaatatccttaaattttaatgtaagtTTCAATCATTTGGTGGTCTAAAAATATGCTCCACTTCCTAATCATTATTTTTACTCCAattccaataaaattaaactatattaatatccttaaattttaatgtaagtTTCAATCATTTGGTGGTCTAAAAATAAGCTCCACTTCCTGATCATTATTTTTACTCCACTTCCTTATCATCTCAAACTTAATTCTTAACCACCaactttaataattatatcaaaataactATTTCGTCGACCCGAGAATTAATAATGAAAAGCCAGACACATTAGAAAGGTCAGAAAGGTTGAGCGAGAAAGCCAAAGCCAAAGCCAAAGCCTAACATCAGAAAGGTTGAAAGAAAGACTCACTGCTAAGTAGATATCATCCGTTTTAGCCTGTATTGTTGTTAgacttttaaaacatgtctactggGAGAGAGATATCATCCGTTATGTACCACCGTCAggctcacggtttttaaacacgtctattagggagatgtACCACCGTCAggctcacggtttttaaacacgtctattagggagaggtttccacacctttataaggaatgcttcgttctcctctccaacaaatgtggaatttgagagaggtttccacgcccttataaggaatgcttgtTCCCCTTGGTGGAATCTCACAGAAGTCTAGAAAGAAAGCtccctctccaacaaatgtggaatctcacgttcccctctccaacgaatgtggaatctcacgttcccctctccaacaaacaaatgtggaatctcacagaAGTCTAGAAAGAAAGCtccctctccaacaaatgtggaatctcacgttcccctctccaacaaatgtggaatctcacgttcccctctccaacaaacaaatgtggaatctcacagaAGTCTAGAAAGAAAGCtccctctccaacaaatgtggaatctcacgttcccctctccaacaaatgtggaatctcacgttcccctctccaacaaacaaatgtggaatctcacagaAGTCTAGAAAGAAAGCtccctctccaacaaatgtggaatctcacgttcccctctccaacaaatgtggaatctcacgttcccctctccaacaaatgtggaatctcacagaAGTCTAGAAAGAAAGCTCCCTCTCCAACAAAGGTGGAATCTCACACAAGTCTGGAAATAAAGCTCCCTCTCCACcaaatgtggaatctcacacaagtctagaaaaatatatctcacacaagaacaagaagtaaaTGATAGATAGATAACGAAACAAGATGCAGGTGATCGACTTTGTGGAACTTATGCACAAGTATCAGCTATGCCTAATATGTTAAAGGAAGTTGCCATTAGAAGGAAATCCTAAAATTTGTACAGTAAACCAAGTCAATGAAGTGAGTGAGTTGTGTATATTGTGGAGACAACCACAATTATGAAAATTGCTCATCCAACCCAGAATTAGTTTGCTACGTAgtgaaacaacaaaaagaacatGCTTATAACATAGACTTGCAGCCATGTTTTCAAATCATATTCCTCATTCCAAGTAAATATCAGATAGTTGTACAAAATTGTAGAGTAAAAGTATGAAAATTTATCAACATTATTGGCACTCGTACCTGCCCTCCAACTTTAAGCCAACTTTCGACATCCCGGAGCTCTCAATCGAGGAAGACGTACTTCAACAGCCCATTTTTGTCTCAGTAGAGTCTTTCAGTGGCATATTTCGGTCTAATTCTTTTGAAGTCATCGACCCTTTTCCCTGGTTCAACACCAGGTTCCTTATTCGCCATGGGCATGACCTTTAAGTTtcaggaaagaagaagaagggtgaAACTTGTTAAATTAGGAAGGACTAACTCCTAAAAACCATGTAGCAAGTCCTCTAATTACTTTCAACCATAGGAAATGTGGCATTTAGGAGTCGTTGCTGTGAATTCGTCAACTGCTGCTCGTGTCTAGCTTTAGCTTTCAATGACTTCCAATGATCATGAAGAAGTGACTTAGTACTGTGGTGGAGATGagcattcatatcatatccaAAAGCCTCCATTCTACGTATAAGAACAAAAGCATGATCCTTTCTGTTCTCTAAATGAAGATGATGCCTTAGCAGTTGGTTACAAATTCTAGGCATCAACATAGTGCCTGTTTCAAGTGTATAAAGGAAAACTTCCACAGCAAGGTCAAGTTTTCCTTCAACGCAAAGCCCACCAATCAACATAACACAGCTTGCTGAACTTATAATCCTTTTGAAGTCCTTAAGAACAGAAAATATCGCAAAGGCTTCCGAAGCCCTCCCTGCTTGACACAATCCAATGAGAAAAATGGTGTATGGAGCCAAGTCGAAGTCTTTTGAGTTCAAGTCCATTTCGATTATTCTCGAGATCGCCTTTTCAAGGTCTCCTTTGTCGAAACTTTCCTCTACTACTTTGACCTTTTCATCTTTCCAGCCACGAAAATTCCTCAGATACTTCATCCAAACACTAAACGCGAGTGAAACCTTTTTTCTTCGACACGACCAAGTCATGATAGACTTGTAAACAGAAGGCTCAGGCTTGCACCCATCCTTTACCATTTGCTCGAAAATCCCTAGAGCATCCTCGTCCCTACCGACTCTGTGGAGCCCGTCTATTAGAGTCCCGTACGTAACTGAATCTGGTAAGCGCCCTTTAAGTTGCATGTCCTTGAAGAGCTTGAAAGCACCATCGATGTTGTTGGTCTTGCAAAATCCATTGATTAGGATGTTGTAAGTTCTAATGTCTGGAAAAACTCCACTCTCAACAAGCTGCATAAGAAGCTTGTAGGCCTTATGAATCAACCCCGACTCGCATAATTGTTCCAACATAACTTGGAGATCGACAGTACCAAGAACCTTATTGGCACCTTGCGAAAGTCGAAGGAACAAAGAAGGTTTTCTCCCTATCTCCATTTTGTAAAACAAAAGGTGAGCTTCCTTAAGCTTACCAGCCTTGCAAAATCCATCAATGAGAGAATTGAAGGTCACAACAGAAGGAAGGCATCCAAGCTTCTCCATTTCATTGAATACATGTTGTGCCTCATCAATTAACCCATTCTTACACATACCACAAATGAGAATGGAATACGTGTGGTTGTCGGGGAAACAGTCGTGGTTTGAAATCTCGAGTCGAAGAGACTGGGCCTTATCCAAAAGACCCATATCACAAAATCCTCTAATTACAGCATTGTAACAAGTAGTATCTGGACTAAACCCTCTTTCCGTCATCTCATCCAACAACGCCAATGCTTCGTTAACCCGACCTTCTTGGCATAAGCCTTGGATCATTATAGTATACAAGATAACATCAGGCTCTACGTTTTTCCTCGAAAATTTTTGGTACCACATATGTGCTTCATCATATCTCCTAGCCCTAAACAAGCCATCAATCAAACAACTGTACCCTTTGACTCCAAGAATATGGCCATCCTTCTCAAATGATTTCAACAATGCAAAAGCTTCATCAAAATAACCTAACTTACAGAATCCATTAAGCAAAACATTGTAAGTGATTACATCTGGACTACAACCACTAGCTCTCATCTTAATGAACAATCTCTGTGCATCATCAATTTTCTTAGCTTGACACAACCCAGAAAGAATAATCGAATAGGTTATCTCGTTGGGCAATACGTCTCTATCAGTCATTTCATCAAAGAGTACAAGGGCCTCTTGAGTTTTACTAGTTTTACAGAATCCATGAATCAAAATGCTGTAAGTAACCACATTAGGATTCAAATTACATTTAAGCATCTGATTATACACCGCtaatgctaacaaaaatgcTTCTCTTCGCACCAAAACATGCAAAATCAAATTGTAAGCAAAAATATTGGGCTTACATTCAAAATCCTTCATCATGCCAAACGATTGGACGGCCTTCTCTGCCATGCCGGCTTTAGAGTATGCCTCAATCAATACAGAGAAAGCGTCCGATGAAATTTCAGTAGAAGAATCCTTAAGCTCTTGAAGAGTTTTCCAATATAATTCAAAGGCATTGTCCTTTACTAACCTGTCAATGATCAAATTCTGCGAGGCGCTGCAGCACAGGTGCCTTCTCCTCAACGACCAGATAAAAATTCGAAATCCAAGTCGAGCATTCGGCTGTTCTTGAATGACGGAGGTAATTACATCAGATGATATATGAGGGGCTATGATTTCCAATGCATCTTCAATGGGATCGACTGTTTCGATTATGGTGGAGACCTCATTGGAAGTAGCGATTGAGTCAGTGGGCGTATGAAATAAGTGGAACCATGGAGGTTTTGGAACTAAATAGGTGACGACGGGTCGTAGAAATGTTGATCGGCGCTTCATCGACGGCTAATTTCTTCCGGCAGAACTCCCATTACTAACACTGAAAGTGATTTCTCACCGCGGAGAAGCAAAAATCACTGCTGTTTAGGGTTTATAAGAGGTCTTTGCTTCTCCAGTCTTCGAATCTATGACGGCGCTAGAAATTAGAGCTTCCAGATCGGCGGCAACTGAAAATGCTTCGAATGTATAGCCTTTGGAGTCTTGGATCTTTTGTTCAGTCGGCACTCCGGAGATCAAATCCAGCGCTTGCGCCAAATAGTGTTGCTGCCGGACGAACGTTCAGGGCGTTTTTGACAAAATCACTCGATTGTTGCTAGT carries:
- the LOC111795081 gene encoding protein RALF-like 10 is translated as MRSWLICIVLISMLVVSQEVASETKFLKFPDPCQQPNPPLGCSIGNAVPANPYRRGCSKITRCRGG
- the LOC111796108 gene encoding pentatricopeptide repeat-containing protein At1g79540, whose protein sequence is MKRRSTFLRPVVTYLVPKPPWFHLFHTPTDSIATSNEVSTIIETVDPIEDALEIIAPHISSDVITSVIQEQPNARLGFRIFIWSLRRRHLCCSASQNLIIDRLVKDNAFELYWKTLQELKDSSTEISSDAFSVLIEAYSKAGMAEKAVQSFGMMKDFECKPNIFAYNLILHVLVRREAFLLALAVYNQMLKCNLNPNVVTYSILIHGFCKTSKTQEALVLFDEMTDRDVLPNEITYSIILSGLCQAKKIDDAQRLFIKMRASGCSPDVITYNVLLNGFCKLGYFDEAFALLKSFEKDGHILGVKGYSCLIDGLFRARRYDEAHMWYQKFSRKNVEPDVILYTIMIQGLCQEGRVNEALALLDEMTERGFSPDTTCYNAVIRGFCDMGLLDKAQSLRLEISNHDCFPDNHTYSILICGMCKNGLIDEAQHVFNEMEKLGCLPSVVTFNSLIDGFCKAGKLKEAHLLFYKMEIGRKPSLFLRLSQGANKVLGTVDLQVMLEQLCESGLIHKAYKLLMQLVESGVFPDIRTYNILINGFCKTNNIDGAFKLFKDMQLKGRLPDSVTYGTLIDGLHRVGRDEDALGIFEQMVKDGCKPEPSVYKSIMTWSCRRKKVSLAFSVWMKYLRNFRGWKDEKVKVVEESFDKGDLEKAISRIIEMDLNSKDFDLAPYTIFLIGLCQAGRASEAFAIFSVLKDFKRIISSASCVMLIGGLCVEGKLDLAVEVFLYTLETGTMLMPRICNQLLRHHLHLENRKDHAFVLIRRMEAFGYDMNAHLHHSTKSLLHDHWKSLKAKARHEQQLTNSQQRLLNATFPMVESN